One window from the genome of Pseudoliparis swirei isolate HS2019 ecotype Mariana Trench chromosome 24, NWPU_hadal_v1, whole genome shotgun sequence encodes:
- the LOC130190361 gene encoding LITAF domain-containing protein-like isoform X2: protein MTAKIIEKGQGPPPMEMPAPAYPGYPPGYNTGVYQTQPAPMNQVVVAQRLPSDAPGHMTCTHCGNTVVTHVEHTSGLLTWLICGTLGLFMLWPFCLIPFCVDSCQDVKHTCPICNNVLHIHKRM from the exons ATGACAGCAA AAATCATTGAAAAGGGTCAGGGACCTCCTCCTATGGAAATGCCAGCACCCGCGTACCCCGGTTACCCCCCAGGCTACAACACGGGAGTGTACCAAACTCAGCCTGCCCCCA TGAACCAGGTGGTGGTGGCGCAGAGGTTGCCGTCGGATGCtccgggtcacatgacgtgtaCTCACTGCGGGAACACCGTGGTCACTCACGTCGAGCACACGAGTGGTCTGCTCACCTGGCTGATCTGTGGCACACTGGGATTATTCat GTTATGGCCTTTCTGTTTGATCCCCTTCTGTGTGGATTCTTGCCAGGATGTAAAGCATACATGCCCGATCTGTAACAACGTCCTGCACATCCATAAACGCATGTGA
- the LOC130190361 gene encoding lipopolysaccharide-induced tumor necrosis factor-alpha factor homolog isoform X1: protein MTAKIIEKGQGPPPMEMPAPAYPGYPPGYNTGVYQTQPAPIPPPAYVVTTQQTQVVQPQVVVQPVVVQPQVVVQPVVQPQVVVQPVVVQPQVVVQPQVVVQPQVVVQPQVVQPQIVHQVNQVVVAQRLPSDAPGHMTCTHCGNTVVTHVEHTSGLLTWLICGTLGLFMLWPFCLIPFCVDSCQDVKHTCPICNNVLHIHKRM, encoded by the exons ATGACAGCAA AAATCATTGAAAAGGGTCAGGGACCTCCTCCTATGGAAATGCCAGCACCCGCGTACCCCGGTTACCCCCCAGGCTACAACACGGGAGTGTACCAAACTCAGCCTGCCCCCA TTCCACCGCCGGCTTACGTGGTCACCACACAGCAAACTCAGGTTGTACAACCTCAGGTTGTAGTACAACCTGTTGTAGTACAACCTCAGGTTGTAGTACAACCTGTTGTACAACCTCAGGTTGTAGTACAACCTGTTGTAGTACAACCTCAGGTTGTAGTACAACCTCAGGTTGTAGTACAACCTCAGGTTGTTGTACAACCTCAGGTTGTACAACCTCAGATTGTACACCAAG TGAACCAGGTGGTGGTGGCGCAGAGGTTGCCGTCGGATGCtccgggtcacatgacgtgtaCTCACTGCGGGAACACCGTGGTCACTCACGTCGAGCACACGAGTGGTCTGCTCACCTGGCTGATCTGTGGCACACTGGGATTATTCat GTTATGGCCTTTCTGTTTGATCCCCTTCTGTGTGGATTCTTGCCAGGATGTAAAGCATACATGCCCGATCTGTAACAACGTCCTGCACATCCATAAACGCATGTGA
- the gprc5bb gene encoding G protein-coupled receptor, class C, group 5, member Bb — protein sequence MAASPIIICLLSLIGYGSSHPSPPPRGCSEDVDPPYRVLCDLESVWGVVLEAVACSGGVASLVLAVLLLVKLRFISDPARRSGTGPLLLLLGTLLGLFSISLAFLVGKNQGLCVVRRAFWGPLFALCFSSLLVQGVRLRRLVAGETSPSGSSLAALGLALALVQGIISAEWVLLTVVREGHPACEYPPLDFALTCSYTLGLLLIAMGLSLGVVLCGGEMGAAGGGGSEEDREGEMEKRRWKCNAVWLFLASLASALLWVAWLGFYLYGSQALRGKGKGERLGGGGGKKDVKVLDEPALAVALVIQGWILLLFHAIPEAHLCLRNPPPSNTQDFFDSTHTSPPPHFGDELPAHSQRPFPENQAFSIEEHGATLRSGTYHSSQGSMGPGIAFRGHVYQPTEMALVMNGGTMPTAPVNYTGRRLW from the exons ATGGCCGCCAGCCCTATCATCATCTGCCTCCTGTCCCTGATTGGCTATGGCTCATcccacccgtctcctcctcctcgggggtGCAGCGAGGACGTGGACCCTCCGTACCGGGTGCTGTGCGACCTGGAGTCGGTCTGGGGCGTGGTCCTGGAGGCCGTGGCCTGCAGCGGAGGCGTGGCTTCTCTGGTCCTCGCCGTGCTCCTGCTAGTCAAGCTACGCTTCATTTCTGACCCCGCCAGGCGCTCCGGCACCgggcctctcctcctgctcctgggcACGCTCCTGGGgctcttctccatctctttggCTTTCTTGGTGGGGAAGAATCAGGGGCTCTGCGTGGTCCGCAGGGCCTTCTGGGGGCCCCTcttcgccctctgcttctccagCCTGCTCGTGCAGGGGGTCCGGCTCAGGAGGCTGGTGGCTGGCGAGACGAGCCCCTCGGGCAGCTCCTTGGCTGCGCTCGGCCTGGCCCTCGCCTTGGTCCAGGGGATCATCTCTGCTGAATGGGTTTTGCTGACTGTAGTTAGGGAGGGTCACCCGGCCTGCGAATATCCGCCTTTAGACTTTGCTCTGACATGCAGCTACACCCTAGGGCTGCTCCTCATCGCCATGGGGCTTTCTCTGGGCGTGGTGCTGTGCGGTGGTGAGATGGGGGCAgcgggaggaggtgggagtgaagaagatagagaaggagagatggaaaAACGGAGATGGAAATGCAACGCCGTCTGGCTCTTCCTGGCCAGTCTGGCATCGGCGTTGCTGTGGGTGGCTTGGCTGGGGTTTTATCTTTATGGGAGCCAGGCGCTGAGGGGGAAGGGGAAAGGGGAGAggttaggaggaggaggaggaaagaaggatgTGAAGGTGTTGGATGAGCCGGCGCTGGCGGTGGCCTTGGTCATTCAAGGCTGGATCTTGCTGCTGTTCCACGCTATTCCGGAGGCACACCTGTGTCTCCGAAACCCTCCACCGTCCAACACGCAGGACTTCTTCGACTCCACTCACACGTCCCCTCCTCCACATTTTGGAGATGAGCTCCCGGCACACTCGCAGCGACCTTTCCCTGAAAACCAGGCTTTTTCTATAGAGGAGCACGGCGCAA CTCTTCGAAGTGGAACGTACCACAGCAGCCAAGGGAGTATGGGTCCTGGCATCGCCTTCAGGGGCCACGTCTACCAGCCCACTGAGATGGCCCTGGTCATGAATGGCGGGACA ATGCCCACAGCCCCTGTTAACTACACTGGAAGACGATTATGGTAA
- the knop1 gene encoding lysine-rich nucleolar protein 1: MAKALTSPGSVAAKRPVKRKTEKKSEPGFVKRKKRTKQQDSLPANKHYTVVDQSLVEVKKKKTCKQEDVIVIDTEEESVDGSGEQKEKRKRVAEFLNDFCVKNGNDKEVDKKKKKQLETPQFGLVKKVEKKPTTVKKIKAQIVKPRKEQEAEQRAGEDELPKKAKKRKNIVVVNAEEIEEQVKEKKKKKTTSVKITDGRKKSAQMKVTKNGVKLGTPEQETCEVEKVKVKRKRKKKPKVVAKEEQILAPPQVKGKNKKNKAASGQKVENENMLNKKKDKSTESVIVIIDEEEAEPKKKVKGRKVSVEVGIELNEPKKKRKLVNSKGEKEVPLLLDVQEQRREPVATGQKKKKNKKICVKVEAVSFGIGAKQKQIKEEAEDQDQQESCPVDVVFLSAKTGNADEVNINQERRQALQMDIDEASRPKENTGLGQWTTAQFDSSAQQQKFLRLIGGFKKASQPAAGGSDGANMALGKSAQQQLQQRLLGELEHAQSRRMDFSNRGSGLGFSAPVIIKKFSIDVNACRSVRFDD; encoded by the exons ATGGCCAAAGCATTG ACGAGCCCGGGGTCCGTTGCTGCGAAGAGGCCGGTGAAAAGGAAGACTGAGAAGAAGAGTGAGCCAGGTTTTGTGAAGCGGAAGAAACGCACAAAACAACAAGACTCTCTGCCTGCGAATAAACATTATACTGTAGTAGATCAGAGCTTAGTTGaggttaaaaagaagaagacgtgtAAACAAGAGGATGTAATTGTGATAGATACAGAAGAGGAGTCTGTGGATGGAAGTGGTgaacagaaagagaagaggaaacgtGTCGCTGAATTTTTGAATGATTTTTGTGTTAAGAATGGAAATGACAAAGAAgtcgacaagaagaagaagaagcagctggAAACTCCACAGTTCGGTTTAgtaaaaaaagtagaaaagaaaccaacgacTGTAAAGAAAATTAAAGCACAAATTGTGAAGCCAAGGAAAGAACAGGAGGCAGAACAACGCGCCGGGGAGGATGAATTGCCAAAGAAAGCCAAGAAGAGAAAAAATATTGTAGTTGTAAATGCAGAGGAAATTGAGGAGCAAGttaaggaaaagaagaaaaagaaaacaactagTGTAAAGATCACTGACGGGAGAAAAAAATCAGCTCAAATGAAAGTGACTAAGAATGGAGTGAAGTTAGGAACTCCAGAGCAGGAGACTTGTGAGGTTGAGAAGGTAAAAgtgaagaggaaaagaaaaaagaagccgaAAGTTGTTGcgaaagaagaacaaatattgGCACCGCCTCAGGTGAAAGGtaagaacaaaaagaacaaagcaGCATCAGGCCAAAAGGTGGAGAACGAAAATATGCTCAACAAGAAGAAAGACAAATCCACAGAGAGTGTGATTGTTATCatagatgaagaggaggcggagcctaagAAGAAAGTCAAGGGCCGAAAAGTTTCTGTGGAGGTCGGCATAGAGCTGAATGAGccgaagaaaaagaggaaactgGTAAACTCCAAGGGAGAAAAGGAAGTACCATTATTACTTGACGTTCAGGAGCAGCGGCGTGAACCAGTAGCCACgggccagaagaagaagaagaacaagaagatctGCGTTAAGGTGGAGGCTGTGAGTTTTGGAATTGGTGCAAAACAGAAGCAGATTAAAGAAGAGGCCGAAGACCAAGACCAACAA gagtCGTGCCCAGTGGACGTGGTCTTCCTGTCAGCGAAAACTGGAAACGCAGATGAGGTCAACATCAACCAG GAAAGACGGCAGGCGTTACAAATGGACATCGACGAGGCCTCTCGACCTAAAGAAAACACG GGTCTTGGCCAGTGGACCACCGCCCAGTTCGACAgctctgcacagcagcagaagtTCCTCCGCTTGATCGGCGGCTTCAAAAAGGCTTCCCAGCCGGCTGCGGGCGGCAGTGACGGGGCGAACATGGCCCTGGGGAAGAGCGCACAGCAGCAGTTGCAGCAAAGGCTTCTGGGAGAGTTGGAACACGCTCAATCGCGCAGAATGGACTTCAGTAACAGGGGATCGGGTCTCGGGTTCAGTGCACCGGTCATTATTAAGAAGTTCTCCATCGATGTCAATGCATGTCGATCGGTTCGCTTTGATGATTGA
- the exosc1 gene encoding exosome complex component CSL4, translating to MSPMKLCVPGDKLCSADNCIPGPGVYLRHGYVYSSLAGYVLKKNEGEELPVISVVRETEAQLLPDIGAIVTCKVTSINPRFAKVHILYVGSTPLKDRFRGTIRKEDVRATEKDKVEMYKSFRPGDIVLAKVISLGDVQSNYLLTTAENELGVVVAHSGAGAKMVPINWCEMQCPRTHSKEFRKVARVQPEYLQA from the exons ATGTCTCCCATGAAGCTGTGTGTTCCAG GTGACAAGCTATGCAGTGCAGACAACTGCATTCCGGGCCCGGGAGTGTATCTGCGGCACGGCTACGTCTACTCGTCACTCGCAGGCTACGTGCTGAAGAAGAACGAGGGCGAGGAG TTGCCTGTGATCTCAGTGGTGCGGGAAACAGAAGCGCAACTACTACCCGATATCGGGGCAATAGTCACCTGTAAG GTGACCAGTATCAACCCGAGGTTCGCCAAGGTCCACATCCTTTATGTGGGCTCCACGCCGCTGAAGGACCGCTTCAGAGGAACAATCAG GAAAGAAGACGTGCGCGCGACGGAGAAAGACAAG GTAGAGATGTACAAAAGCTTCAGACCCGGCGACATCGTCTTGGCGAAAGTT ATTTCTCTCGGTGATGTGCAGTCCAACTACctgttgacaacggcagagaaTGAACTCGGGGTGGTGGTGGCCCACAGTGGAGCAG GTGCCAAGATGGTTCCCATCAACTGGTGTGAGATGCAGTGTCCACGGACGCACAGCAAAGAGTTCCGCAAAGTGGCGCGCGTGCAGCCGGAGTATCTACAGGCGTGA
- the pgam1b gene encoding phosphoglycerate mutase 1b: MAAYKLVLIRHGESCWNQENRFCGWFDADLSDTGEHEAKRGGQALKDAGYEFDICYTSVLKRAIRTLWFVLDSIDQMWLPVHRTWRLNERHYGGLTGLNKAETAARHGEAQVKIWRRSFDIPPPSMDEEHDFHQSISKDRRYSDLTEDQLPSCESLKDTIARALPFWNEEIVPQIKEGKRVLIAAHGNSLRGIVKHLEGMSEEAIMELNLPTGIPIVYELDKNLKPLGPMQFLGDEETVKKAMEAVAAQGKAKK, encoded by the exons ATGGCTGCGTACAAGCTGGTGCTGATCCGCCACGGAGAGAGCTGCTGGAACCAGGAGAACCGCTTCTGCGGCTGGTTCGACGCGGACCTGAGTGACACCGGGGAGCACGAGGCGAAGAGAGGCGGGCAGGCCTTGAAAG ACGCTGGCTATGAGTTCGATATTTGCTACACCTCTGTCCTAAAGAGGGCCATCCGCACCCTGTGGTTTGTTCTGGACAGCATCGACCAGATGTGGCTGCCCGTCCACCGCACCTGGCGCCTCAATGAGCGCCACTACGGTGGCCTGACCGGGCTGAACAAGGCTGAAACAGCAGCTAGACACGGAGAGGCCCAGGTCAAGATCTGGAGGCGCTCCTTTGACATTCCTCCCCCATCTATGGATGAGGAGCATGACTTCCACCAGAGCATCAGCAAG GACCGCCGTTATTCCGACCTGACGGAGGACCAGCTTCCCAGTTGCGAGAGCCTCAAGGACACCATCGCCAGGGCTCTGCCCTTCTGGAACGAAGAGATCGTTCCACAGAtcaaagagggaaagagggtgCTGATCGCTGCCCACGGCAACAGTCTCCGGGGCATCGTCAAGCATCTCGAGG GTATGTCAGAGGAAGCCATCATGGAGCTGAACCTGCCCACCGGGATCCCCATTGTGTATGAGCTGGACAAGAACCTGAAGCCTTTAGGACCCATGCAGTTCCTGGGAGATGAGGAGACTGTCAAGAAGGCCATGGAAGCTGTGGCCGCTCAGGGCAAAGCCAAGAAATAG
- the pi4k2a gene encoding phosphatidylinositol 4-kinase type 2-alpha isoform X1, whose amino-acid sequence MDETSPLVSPLRDSGEFNYCPTEPTSPRGSFGSTPGSVVRIPAGSPGRSRERQPLLDRDRGSSLREPHRNEFPEDPEFRDIIRKAERAIEEGIYPERIYQGSSGSYFVKDSQGKVIGVFKPKNEEPYGQLNPKWTKWLQKLCCPCCFGRDCLVLNQGYLSEAGASLVDQKLELNIVPRTKVVYLASETFNYSAIDRVKSRGKRLALEKVPKVGQRFHRIGLPPKRTRAPALDRDLLLLHQVGSFQLFVDGYKDADFWLRRFEAEPLPENTNRQLQLQFERLVVLDYIIRNTDRGNDNWLLKYDCPMDPGNRDTDWVVVKDPIIKLAAIDNGLAFPLKHPDSWRAYPFYWAWLSQAKVPFSQEIRELVLPKLSDPNFIKDLEEDLYELFKKDPGFDRGQFHKQVAVMRGQILNLCQALKDGKTPLQLVQMPPVIVETARAPQRANSESYTQSFQSRRPFFTWW is encoded by the exons ATGGACGAGACGAGTCCGCTCGTCTCTCCGCTCCGGGACTCCGGTGAGTTCAACTACTGTCCCACAGAGCCCACAAGCCCCCGGGGCTCGTTTGGGAGCACGCCGGGCTCGGTGGTGCGCATCCCGGCAGGCAGTCCGGGGCGCAGCCGGGAGCGACAGCCGCTTCTGGACCGGGACCGCGGGAGCTCGCTGCGGGAGCCGCACAGGAACGAGTTCCCGGAGGATCCCGAGTTCAGAGATATCATCCGAAAGGCTGAGCGAGCCATAGAGGAGGGGATCTACCCGGAGAGGATCTACCAAGGATCCAGTGGAAGCTATTTTGTTAAAGACTCACAGGGG AAAGTCATCGGCGTGTTCAAACCTAAGAATGAAGAGCCCTATGGCCAGCTGAACCCCAAGTGGACGAAGTGGCTCCAGAAGCTCTGCTGTCCCTGCTGCTTCGGCCGCGACTGTTTGGTCCTGAACCAGGGTTACCTGTCGGAGGCCGGAGCCAGCCTGGTCGACCAGAAACTGGAGCTCAACATCGTTCCCAGGACCAAA GTGGTGTACCTGGCTAGCGAAACATTCAACTACAGTGCCATAGACCGGGTGAAGTCTCGAGGAAAGAGGCTCGCCCTGGAGAAGGTGCCGAAAGTGGGCCAGCGTTTCCACAGGATTGGTCTGCCACCCAAG AGAACGCGTGCGCCCGCTCTAGACCGCGATCTGTTGCTACTCCACCAGGTCGGCTCCTTCCAGCTCTTTGTTGATGGATACAAGGATGCAGATTTCTGGCTGCGCCGGTTTGAAGCGGAGCCTCTGCCTGAAAACACCAACCGGCAGCTCCAGCTGCAGTTTGAGCGGCTCGTCGTCCTCGATTACATCATCAGGAACACAG ACCGAGGGAATGACAACTGGTTGCTGAAGTATGACTGTCCTATGGATCCTGGGAATAGG GACACCGACTGGGTGGTAGTAAAGGATCCCATCATCAAGCTGGCCGCTATAGACAACGGCCTCGCCTTCCCCCTCAAACACCCCGACTCCTGGAGAGCCT ACCCCTTCTACTGGGCGTGGCTCTCCCAGGCCAAAGTTCCCTTCTCCCAGGAGATCAGAGAGCTGGTGCTGCCCAAACTCTCCGACCCAAATTTCATcaaagacctggaggaggatTTGTACGAATTATTTAAG aaAGACCCCGGTTTCGACAGAGGACAGTTTCACAAACAAGTAGCCGTAATGAGGGGGCAG ATCCTGAACCTGTGCCAAGCCCTGAAGGACGGTAAAACCCCCCTGCAGTTGGTCCAGATGCCCCCGGTCATCGTCGAGACAGCCAGAGCGCCTCAGAGAGCCAACAGCGAGTCGTACACACAGAGCTTCCAGAGCAGAAGACCCTTCTTCACCTGGTGGTAG
- the pi4k2a gene encoding phosphatidylinositol 4-kinase type 2-alpha isoform X2 gives MDETSPLVSPLRDSGEFNYCPTEPTSPRGSFGSTPGSVVRIPAGSPGRSRERQPLLDRDRGSSLREPHRNEFPEDPEFRDIIRKAERAIEEGIYPERIYQGSSGSYFVKDSQGKVIGVFKPKNEEPYGQLNPKWTKWLQKLCCPCCFGRDCLVLNQGYLSEAGASLVDQKLELNIVPRTKVVYLASETFNYSAIDRVKSRGKRLALEKVPKVGQRFHRIGLPPKVGSFQLFVDGYKDADFWLRRFEAEPLPENTNRQLQLQFERLVVLDYIIRNTDRGNDNWLLKYDCPMDPGNRDTDWVVVKDPIIKLAAIDNGLAFPLKHPDSWRAYPFYWAWLSQAKVPFSQEIRELVLPKLSDPNFIKDLEEDLYELFKKDPGFDRGQFHKQVAVMRGQILNLCQALKDGKTPLQLVQMPPVIVETARAPQRANSESYTQSFQSRRPFFTWW, from the exons ATGGACGAGACGAGTCCGCTCGTCTCTCCGCTCCGGGACTCCGGTGAGTTCAACTACTGTCCCACAGAGCCCACAAGCCCCCGGGGCTCGTTTGGGAGCACGCCGGGCTCGGTGGTGCGCATCCCGGCAGGCAGTCCGGGGCGCAGCCGGGAGCGACAGCCGCTTCTGGACCGGGACCGCGGGAGCTCGCTGCGGGAGCCGCACAGGAACGAGTTCCCGGAGGATCCCGAGTTCAGAGATATCATCCGAAAGGCTGAGCGAGCCATAGAGGAGGGGATCTACCCGGAGAGGATCTACCAAGGATCCAGTGGAAGCTATTTTGTTAAAGACTCACAGGGG AAAGTCATCGGCGTGTTCAAACCTAAGAATGAAGAGCCCTATGGCCAGCTGAACCCCAAGTGGACGAAGTGGCTCCAGAAGCTCTGCTGTCCCTGCTGCTTCGGCCGCGACTGTTTGGTCCTGAACCAGGGTTACCTGTCGGAGGCCGGAGCCAGCCTGGTCGACCAGAAACTGGAGCTCAACATCGTTCCCAGGACCAAA GTGGTGTACCTGGCTAGCGAAACATTCAACTACAGTGCCATAGACCGGGTGAAGTCTCGAGGAAAGAGGCTCGCCCTGGAGAAGGTGCCGAAAGTGGGCCAGCGTTTCCACAGGATTGGTCTGCCACCCAAG GTCGGCTCCTTCCAGCTCTTTGTTGATGGATACAAGGATGCAGATTTCTGGCTGCGCCGGTTTGAAGCGGAGCCTCTGCCTGAAAACACCAACCGGCAGCTCCAGCTGCAGTTTGAGCGGCTCGTCGTCCTCGATTACATCATCAGGAACACAG ACCGAGGGAATGACAACTGGTTGCTGAAGTATGACTGTCCTATGGATCCTGGGAATAGG GACACCGACTGGGTGGTAGTAAAGGATCCCATCATCAAGCTGGCCGCTATAGACAACGGCCTCGCCTTCCCCCTCAAACACCCCGACTCCTGGAGAGCCT ACCCCTTCTACTGGGCGTGGCTCTCCCAGGCCAAAGTTCCCTTCTCCCAGGAGATCAGAGAGCTGGTGCTGCCCAAACTCTCCGACCCAAATTTCATcaaagacctggaggaggatTTGTACGAATTATTTAAG aaAGACCCCGGTTTCGACAGAGGACAGTTTCACAAACAAGTAGCCGTAATGAGGGGGCAG ATCCTGAACCTGTGCCAAGCCCTGAAGGACGGTAAAACCCCCCTGCAGTTGGTCCAGATGCCCCCGGTCATCGTCGAGACAGCCAGAGCGCCTCAGAGAGCCAACAGCGAGTCGTACACACAGAGCTTCCAGAGCAGAAGACCCTTCTTCACCTGGTGGTAG
- the avpi1 gene encoding uncharacterized protein avpi1 has protein sequence MAEAPASGSSEAGLPGPWKRFNRRSRKSGCSNIFTGVNLHQLHRLFKTAGDRDAEHRAKLVWRGMDAETQNEEETKEEEGEEEAGLAQALVGLRVRARNKTGIKGEGYKDHRWLRGSGYLRIEEPLSSSTVEDETEEDLPKDRTPFKPSSRRLAVARQEGAKHSERYLHRILH, from the exons ATGGCAGAGGCCCCGGCATCCGGCTCCTCTGAGGCCGGCCTGCCAGGACCATGGAAACGTTTCAATCGGCGAAGCCGGAAGTCCGGATGCTCCAACATCTTTACGGGGGTCAACCTGCACCAGCTGCACAGGCTGTTCAAAACTGCAGGAGACAGAGACGCTGAACATCGGGCGAAGCTGGTGTGGCGAGGGATGGATGCAGAAACGCAGAATGAAGaggagaccaaagaggaggaaggggaggaagaggcaGGGCTGGCCCAGGCCTTGGTGGGGCTCCGAGTCCGAGCGAGGAATAAAACGGGTATCAAAGGAGAGGGATACAAGGACCACCGGTGGCTCAGAGGATCAGGGTATCTCAG GATCGAGGAGCCGTTGTCCAGCTCCACTGTCGAGGACGAGACCGAGGAAGACCTCCCAAAGGACCGAACCCCTTTTAAACCTTCCTCACGCAGGTTGGCTGTGGCCAGACAGGAGGGCGCGAAACACTCTGAACGCTACCTTCACCGCATCCTCCACTAA
- the LOC130190620 gene encoding zinc finger and SCAN domain-containing protein 2-like codes for MKPKLTGTNKRPKPDRAEAALSLQDELAAAIHGAFEAAVEIAVREVTKLVGQATGAVHEDMRRENESLKQRLQRAEDMLDCARMEEGGGGGGGGGSHPVNKLLDATRRSDPAPLVYSRTSPSPKAGRRHSCTGIRGDAPRPGHSRAAHRPPETQRQHEEQRPGDVEKARDSDSVSERRGDDGCAAACDSLTKEVGEEIPRLCELRVESINQLCTELAAREHDSPTLPSRHDESTLKQFIVKQEEPEEADDSACGLEAIKVEDFSPECMSPLQPDVLEDWKPEPDIQCQDSNASLSCTRLAQDFPNIFQLPEPAPVPEDPPQVYGVHVRTGRNLGHSLTHLYSCKSCSQTFQLPSLLRRHHGQCQQKLQQGWQPPVDGSKRVRLQLYPPGCSPFCCTVCNREFNRMENLKTHLRIHTGERPYTCAVCSKCFRHSGALTRHFRIHTGEKPYVCGQCGKSYRNCGGLKFHQRSHNKQLQ; via the exons atGAAGCCGAAGCTCACCGGAACCAACAAGCGACCGAAACCCGACCGAGCTGAGGCGGCTCTGTCCCTGCAGGACGAGCTCGCTGCAGCGATCCATGGGGCGTTTGAAGCCGCCGTGGAGATCGCAGTTCGAGAGGTGACGAAGCTCGTAGGTCAGGCAACGGGAGCCGTCCACGAAGACATGCGACGGGAGAACGAGTCCCTCAAACAAAGACTCCAGCGGGCTGAAGATATGCTGGACTGTGCGcgcatggaggaaggaggaggaggaggaggaggaggcggctctCATCCTGTAAATAAACTCCTGGATGCCACCAGGCGCTCTGATCCAGCGCCCCTCGTGTACAGCCGGACGAGCCCGAGTCCTAAAGCGGGCAGAAGGCACAGCTGCACGGGGATCCGAGGGGACGCGCCTCGGCCCGGTCACAGCCGAGCAGCACACCGGCCTCCGGAGACCCAACGTCAACACGAGGAGCAGCGACCAGGCGACGTGGAGAAGGCTCGGGACAGTGACTCTGTGtcggagagacgaggagacgatgGCTGCGCTGCTGCTTGTGACTCCTTGACTAAAG AAGTCGGTGAAGAGATCCCTCGTCTCTGTGAGTTGAGGGTCGAGAGCATCAACCAGCTGTGTACAGAACTAGCAGCTCGAGAACACGACTCGCCAACACTTCCCAGCCGGCACGATGAGTCCACGTTGAAGCAGTTTATTGTAAAGcaggaggagccggaggaggccGATGATTCAGCTTGCGGTTTAGAAGCCATTAAAGTGGAGGATTTTAGCCCGGAGTGCATGTCCCCGCTCCAGCCCGACGTGCTGGAGGACTGGAAACCTGAACCGGACATTCAGTGCCAAGACTCTAATGCTTCTCTGTCCTGCACCAGGCTGGCTCAGG ACTTCCCAAACATCTTCCAGTTGCCAGAACCGGCGCCCGTCCCAGAAGATCCACCGCAGGTCTACGGAGTCCACGTGCGGACGGGCCGCAACCTCGGCCACTCCTTAACCCACCTCTACTCCTGCAAGTCCTGCAGCCAGACGTTCCAGCTGCCCAGTCTTCTGCGGCGGCACCACGGCCAGTGTCAGCAGAAGCTGCAGCAGGGCTGGCAGCCGCCCGTGGATGGAAGCAAGAGGGTCCGGCTGCAGCTGTACCCGCCGGGCTGCAGCCCCTTCTGCTGCACCGTGTGCAACCGCGAGTTCAACCGCATGGAGAACCTCAAGACTCACCTTCGCATCCACACGGGCGAGAGGCCGTACACCTGCGCCGTCTGCTCCAAGTGTTTCCGCCACTCCGGGGCCTTGACCAGACATTTCCGCATCCACACCGGGGAGAAGCCGTACGTCTGCGGCCAATGTGGGAAGTCCTACAGAAACTGTGGGGGGCTTAAATTCCACCAGCGTTCACACAACAAGCAGCTACAGTAG